From one Planococcus citri chromosome 3, ihPlaCitr1.1, whole genome shotgun sequence genomic stretch:
- the Pnn gene encoding pinin gives MESSSIVLCKDRLQEQLQKAKESLKGVDDNLKKFISRNISEAPLRSAFNKTAAQTADKWKSNKEESLSSNNRRRPARVLNDADIENIPVKKRLGPKVLHSSISGPPRKSDDIDDSYMKKPSVLSCVVAKPHVLPSRKDAVSVKTYTETRARDRRMFGALLGTLQKFRQEETQLKDKEDKKAKVEKKLEEAAKREKEKLRLERQRLMDIRKEREEYIKAVENNMKLVKEQEQWEELQQPLFNYIRTESSPTICYLPKVHNEKTTQLLEQCRTDLSKMIAEKRQSVKEEVDSLISQYKNVDIEELSQETGMSLQHTFSDRNTSENSESHHDTNVSNGSWSNDNNAKASWKSASNDTDNAYSAKEQRLKKKSKSETVFVKQEKEDDYEKTVSVKQEKIPVSEPATDKDGDEHSNVDRDEVPESKSEKNSSPEGESPKDVPEDVEKTSSKMQTEDTDAMNDEIDHSVY, from the exons atggaatctTCGTCCATCGTACTTTGCAAAGATCGGCTTCAAGAGCAACTTCAAAAAGCAAAAGAGAGTCTTAAAGGGGttgatgataatttgaaaaaattcatctctagGAACATTTCGGAAGCTCCATTACG ATCTGCGTTTAACAAAACTGCCGCACAAACCGCTGATAAGTGGAAATCGAATAAAGAAGAAAGTTTATCTTCAAATAATCG tcgtcGACCAGCGAGAGTGTTGAATGATGCTGACATTGAAAATATACCTGTTAAGAAAAGATTAGGTCCTAAAGTTCTGCATAGTAG tATAAGTGGCCCCCCGAGAAAATCTGATGATATTGACGATAGTTACATGAAGAAG CCCTCAGTACTTTCTTGTGTAGTTGCTAAGCCTCATGTTTTACCGTCCCGAAAAGATGCTGTATCAGTCAAAACATATACAGAAACTAGAGCAAG AGACCGTCGTATGTTTGGAGCTTTATTGGGCACTCTGCAGAAATTTCGTCAAGAAGAAACCCAGCTCAAAGATAAA gaAGACAAAAAAGCAaaggttgagaaaaaattagaagaagCTGCTAagcgtgaaaaagaaaaattgcgTTTAGAGAGGCAAAGATTGATGGATATCCGAAAAGAACGAGAAGAATATATTAAAGCAGTAGAAAACAACATGAAGTTGGTTAAAGAG CAAGAGCAATGGGAAGAATTGCAACAACCGCTATTTAATTATATTCGTACCGAATCATCTCCCACAATTTGTTATTTACCCAAGGTGCACAATGAAAAAACGACTCAATTGTTAGAACAGTGTCGAACCGACCTATCTA aaatgattgCTGAAAAAAGGCAAAGTGTGAAAGAAGAAGTAGATTCGTTAATTTCTCAGTATAAAAATGTCGATATTGAAGAACTGAGTCAGGAAACCGGAATGTCTCTTCAACACACATTCAGTGATCGCAACACGTCTGAAAATAGCGAATCGCATCACGATACGAATGTATCGAATGGCAGTTGGTCTAACGATAATAACGCTAAGGCATCTTGGAAATCTGCCAGTAACGACACCGATAACGCTTATTCAGCTAAAGAGCAaagattgaagaaaaaatcgaaatctg aaaCTGTTTTCGTTAAACAAGAAAAAGAAGACGATTACGAGAAAACGGTTTCcgtaaaacaagaaaaaattcctGTTAGTGAACCTGCGACAGATAAAGATGGCGATGAACATTCAAACGTAGATCGTGATGAAGTGCCTGAAAGTAAAAGCGAGAAGAATTCATCTCCTGAAGGCGAATCTCCAAAAGATGTCCCTGAGGATGTTGAAAAGACCAGTAGCAAAATGCAAACAGAAGATACTGATGCAATGAACGATGAAATTGATCACAGTGTTTATTAA